The DNA segment ATCAGCAACGAGGAGTCGGTGTCCTCGTTGTTCATGGAGTAGTTTTTCGTTTTCATCAACCCCCTGTCTGGTCGCGGACAGGTTATCCAGGAGTTAATCATGCAAATTGAATTCAACGCAAAGAAGCGTGAACTGCAGGGCACGAGTGCGAGCCGCCGCCTGCGTCGCGCCAACCGGGTACCCGGCATTCTTTATGGCGGCCCCGACAAGCCGCAGCCGATCGACATCGATCACAACGAGTTGTATCAGCATCTGCGCAAGGAGGCCTTTCACTCTTCCGTGCTGACCGCCAATGTCGAGGGCGCGAAACAGATGTGCCTGCTGCGCGACGTGCAGTGGCACGCCTATCGCCAGATCATTCTGCATGTCGACTTCCAGCGCATCGACGCCGCGCACAAGATCCATCAGAAGGTGCCGCTCCACTTCGTCAATGCCGACATTGCGCCGGGCGTAAAGACGCAGGGCGGCATGGTGCAGCATGTCCTCACCGAACTCGATGTGAGTTGCCTGCCCAAGGATCTGCCGAGCTTCATCGAAGTCGACCTCAAGGATCTGGATATCGGCCAGTCGGTCCATATTTCGCAACTGGCGATTCCGG comes from the Georgfuchsia toluolica genome and includes:
- a CDS encoding 50S ribosomal protein L25/general stress protein Ctc, with translation MQIEFNAKKRELQGTSASRRLRRANRVPGILYGGPDKPQPIDIDHNELYQHLRKEAFHSSVLTANVEGAKQMCLLRDVQWHAYRQIILHVDFQRIDAAHKIHQKVPLHFVNADIAPGVKTQGGMVQHVLTELDVSCLPKDLPSFIEVDLKDLDIGQSVHISQLAIPAGVEIAHHGEGDPVVATVIIRGKADAAEATEAAAAAEASAAATAASLEKKAAPAAPAEKTEKK